CCCCGTGATCGCTTTTTTGACACGAATGACCGGCAGCGGGCACTTCAAGCCCTTGGTATCCAGTTTAATTACGTTTTCCTCTGTCATTGACCTTTCCCCTTTCTAGGTATTGGTGGAGTTCGCCGCCCGATAGGAGGCCAGCAGATCGTCCAAGCCGACTCCCGGCATCTCTGAGCGTTCCAGCAGCCGTTTGGCTTGCAGAATAAAGTTTTGTTCCGCGACCTCCTGGCCGATGATCCCTTCGGTGAACGCTTGCAGCGACTCCTCCGGATAAACAAAGAAATCTCCCGCTAACAGCACATCGTCAAAGACTCCCCCGCGCTCGCGGTATATCAAACGAATCAACCCTCCCGGGGCCTTATGAACTCCTTCATAGAGACGGACATCCCCGGATATTTTGACGCCGTCAAGCAAAATTCCCTCGGAGCGAAAGACAAAATCCGTTGAAAACAGCTGAGACTCCAGCCGCTTTAAAGCGGTTTGTTCCGCCTCCCTCAATGTTCCGTGCACCACAGGCTCACCCAATATATCGGCAAAACCTTCCACCAGCCATTCGGTAACCTGTTCCCGGTCCGGCAAAGGGCGATCGCCCATTTCCCGTTTGATCGAGGTCATGTATTCCTCTAAACCTGAAACCAGCTTGTCGCGGAATTTCTCCGACGGTACCCGCAGTACCTTGGCCATGGCAGCAATGTTAAAATCCATCATGATGCTTCCTACAAGCACCGTCGCTTCCGCAATGTTCGCCGCGCCGGTGCCGCCGATTTTGCGGGCTCCCACCACCAGATCATTGACCGGCCTGTGCCGGGCGGGAATGCCCATTCTCTGATAGGTCCGGACCGGAGCTTGAAGGTACTTTTCATACAACTGCTCCACATTCACGAATTGCTGCGGAATCACCAGATGCCAAAAGATTTGATCATAATCCAGATATACCGCGCCGCCCCCCGTCATTCGGCGGCCAACCGGGATTCCTTGAGCGAAGCAGTATTCCACATCCACTTCCCGGCTTGTGACTTGATGGTGTCCTACACAGACGTACGGTTCCCGCGGGCTGACAGTAATCAACGTCAGCTCATCGCCCTGCGACATTTCTTGAGCTACGGCATGATATACGGCCTGCGACCGGGGTGCGGAAACGGTTCCAAGATTCAAATAACGCATTGATGCAGCCTCCCTCGTTACTGCATTGACGTCCCATGATGTTCATTCACCGGAAGTTAATGAACATATGACACGCTGAAGCGTTCGATTATTGCAGCTAATGATCCTGCGACTATTGATCCTCTTTTTTACCGCCAGGCGGGAGCATGCAGCTGAAGCCCTCTTCCGTCAATTTGACTTCATACCGTTTTGCCACCTCCGGCCCATTCAAGAGATTTCCTTGGGGCCAATCGGGAAGGGACGGCTGCAAGCGAACGATCCACCCCTCGCCGTAGGGGTCTCGGTTGATCAAATTCGGGTCGGCCGCCGCCAGCGGATTTAATTCCAGCACGGTTCCTTTCAGCGGCGCCGGAAAGGGACCAACCCATTTGCCTGATTCGATGGTGGCTGTGCTCTTGCCCGCCTCAACCGACTTTCCGGTCCGGGCACGCACGTGCAGAATTCGTCCCGCACGGGCTTGGGCAGGATCGGTCATGCCGAGGACAATGCTTTTATCCTCACGCTGACGCGCCCAGACGTCCAATTCGACGTCAAACCATAAATCATCCGGAAATTCAAATTCTCCTACACGAGCCATGGCTACATCGCCTCACAAATCATTGGATAGCGAGATGGATTTCCGCCAAGCACACCCTTGACAATCCTATGCATACGCGGATGAACCCATACTTAGACGTCCTACGCTACGCCGTTTTCATGCCGGCAGGTGATGAAAATGGCGCGCGATGCGTCCTTGAGAAGAATTCACATCTACGAGTTGCATTCAATGCCTTCGGCTTCCAGTTTGCTTCGATATTGGGCAACACCTTCCACGCCGGTTGCAAGAATTGCCTGATCGGCCTGCCAATCGTCAGGCTGCACGCGAATCAGCCAACCCTCGCCATAGGGATCGGAGTTGATCAGACTCGGCTGTTTCTTCAGCTGCTCGTTAATGGCCACTACCTTGCCGGCGACGGGAGTAGGGATGGTTCCCACCCACTTGCCGCTTTCCAAAGTCCCGGCGCTCTTGCCGCGGGCAAGCGTCTTGTCCAGAGACCTGAGGCTCACCACGATAATTTTGCCGGCAAGACTCTGTGCCACGTCCGTCATCCCGACCAGAACGGTTCCGTCATCCTCTGGCTTCGCCCATACATGCTTTTCAATAAAGTAATATAATTCTTCCGGAAGATTGCATCCTTTGCTCATACCATTATCTCCTCTGCTGCGTAATTCTCCAGTCCCATGGCTTTTTCAACCAGGAAAATCAAATCGCTGACTTCCATCTGCCCCTCATATCCCGCCGTTTTCACCGCATCGGAATACATCACCAAATCCTTCGGACAGGCGACGACAAAATGGGTGACGCCATGCAGCTGCTTCGCTTCATGAATCCGGCTTTCCGCCGGTTTGTTGGGGTAAAGCGTATCCCCCATCCAGATGCGGCCTCCGCCGGCTCCACAGCAAAAGCTGTTGTCGCGATTGCGCGGCATCTCAACCAGCGTTGCGCCCACATGTTCGATAAGATTGCGCGGCGGATCAAACACACCGTTGTAACGGCCCAAGTAACAGGGGTCATGATAGGTTGCAGTCACACGCTGCGGCTCGGTCACGACCAAACGCTTTTCTTTGGCCAGCCGGTTCAGCAATTCCGTGTAATGCTCGATCTGGACCTCAAGGCCGTAAGCGGGATACTCATTCTTGATGGTGTTGTAGCTGTGGGGATCGGTCGTAAGAATTTTTTTGAATTTGGCGGACTGAATGGCCTGGATGTTTTTCTCCACCAAAGTTTCATACAATCCTTCCTCTCCCGTACGCCGCACATCGTTCCCCGCATTGCGTTCCGCTTCGTAGAGAATACCGAAGCTGACCCCGGCATGGGTCAAGATTCTCGCAAGCGTTTGCGCCACCCGCTGAGCCCGCGGATCGTAGCTGGCATAGTCGCCGACAAACCATAGATACTCCACTTCCTCCTTGCGCGCATCCTTCACCGGAACACGCGCGTCCTTCACCCATTTCGGACGATTGCGTTCCGACTGTCCGAAGGAGTTGCCCTTGCGCGCAAAGTTCATCAACGTCGAGGACAGATTGTCATCCATCGCGCCCTCATCAATCAGGGTTCGCCGCATTTGGACAATCAAAGGAACGTGTTCGATTCCCACCGGACAGGTTTCCACGCAGGCCCGGCATGTGGTGCAGGACCACAGCACATCCGGCGAGATCAAGCTCGTTCCCCCTGCCGCCATTTCACGCAGGCAAGGCACTTCGGACGGCGCGCCGTTCCCGTCTGCCGCCGAGACAGCGGCCTGTCTCATACCGTGGCGGCCGCCGAGCGCCTCGCGCAAATCGAGAATCAGATCCCGCGGTGAGAGCGGAGCCCCGGAATTGCGGGCAGGGCAGACATCGTGGCAGCGTCCGCATTTGGTGCAGGCATCGACGCTGAGCATTTCCTTCCAGTTCAAATCGATCGCCGAAGGAGTCAGCGGCAAGCCCAGGGAAGTCTCCGTCGCCGGCGCAGGAAGCGCAATTCCCGCCTTCCGGTCACGGACCGCCAGGTTCACCCATGAAGCCGCCATGTGAACGGATTTGGCATATGGGATATAGGCTATGAAGGTCAGCGCCAGAAAAGCGTGAAACCACCACAGACCCAAGTGCCATTCCGCCGCTTGCTGCGCGCTCATGCCCAACCCCTCGAAACCTCTTGCGAGCAGCAGGCCTACCGGCGAATAGATCTCAAACCAAGGATGGTCCATCATGAGCCGGAACACTTCGATGAACAGACCGGTTAAGCCGATCAACAAAAGCTGTCCCAGAAACCACCAGTCCTCGCGGCGATACCTCGATCGATCCTCCGCCTTTCCGTCCACCCGCGCATAGCTCAACCGGAACACGTTGAAAAACGCCCGCCGGAGACCCAGCATGCCGAGTCCAACAATAAACAGAACGGCGGAAATATCCATCACAATGGAAAAGCCGAGAAAGAAATTTCCTTTCCAAAAACGTAATGAGGGTGAAATCAAGCCGAGAATGTCCTGATCGATGGCAATGATCGTTGTTCCCAGAAAGAGAAAGCCAAAAGACCAAAACACAAATCCGTGCGCAATCCCCGTATAGGGGTCGCGACGCCCGATTTTGCGGCTGGAAAGCACTTCCCAAAAGGCTTGCGCCAGCCGTTTCGGCCAATCTTTGTACACAGGCTGATGCCGTCCCGCCATATAACGACGAATGCGAAGTACGACACCGTAAAGAAATACGACAATCGCGATAAAGGCAAGCACATAGAATAACGTAACCAACCAAGTATCTTCAAACCCTTCAAAAACAGGCCGCTTCGCTACGGGTCCCATGCGTCGTTACACCTCCCTTCGTCACTCGTTGATTTTCTCTGTCAGCAGCGGCACGAAATCAAGCAAATCTTCCACAATTCCATAATGGGCCACATCGAAAATCGGCGCTTTAGGATCGGTATTCACCGCAATAATCAGCTCGGCATCGCGCATCCCTTCGAGATGCTCCGGCGCTCCGCTGATCCCCAATGCCAAGTAAACCTTCGGCTTGACCTTTTGACCGGACTTTCCGACCTGCCGGGATTTCGGCATCCATCCGGCGTCGATGATCGGTCTGGAAGCTGACACGACAGCGCCAAGCGCCTCAGCCAGCTCTTCGGCAATCTCCACATTGTCCTTGTCGCCGATCCCCCGGCCGATGCTCACGAGCACATCCTGTTTGGTGATGTCGACGTCGCTGGTGTCCGGCATCGTCAGGCCGTAATAGGCCGTACGGGCAGCAGCCTCCGCCTCCAGCGTTTCCACCGGGGGAGTCCCTTCGGCACGGCCTTGCTCGGCGTTGCCGACACCCGCGATAACCTGCAGCACGCTGCGCGCGGGAACCTCCACCGATGCGACCATCTTACCTCCCAGAATCAAAGCTTCGGCCATCCAGCCATCTCCGGCTTGCGCAACCTTTTGGACGTAGGCTACACTGCCATACCCCGTCCGGCAAGCCGCATAGGTTGCCACATCCAATCCGACTGCCGTGCTGCCGGCCAAAACAATGTCCGGCTGAGTGCTTTCAATCGCTTTCGCAAGAGTTTTGCCCAGCACATCCGGAAGATATTGATCGTTGGGATTTGCCGCCAGCAGTATGCGATCGGCTTTTCCCAGATCCTTGAGCATTTCCTGACGCGTGACGGCCAAGGCTGTGACCGTGCCGTCTTCGCCGACCATCTGTCGGGCCACATCCAGCAGCTCGTAAGTAATTTCAGCTATTTTTCCATCCAAAACCTCTACAAAGACCAGCGCTGTAGACATTGGTTCAAGCTCCTTTCATCTTGAAAATTCGCTTCCTCTAGAAATTAAGCCAATAACCCGCGTTCGCGCAGCAATGCCAGCAGACGTTCCGCCTTCTCCTCGGCATCTCCTTCGATCATCTCCGCATGCCCATCGGAAACCGGGACTGCGAGACTAACGACCTTCGGACCAGGTACATCCGGAACCTCCACTTCCATTTCATCCAGCGATGTCGTTTTCATGATCTGTCTCACCCTAGAGATCGGCGCGTATCGGGGAGTCGCAGGCGCCACCTGAACGCCTACCAATGCAGGCGTCTGCAAGCTCAGGTTGGCAATCACCCCGCCGGAGAACTCCTTTTGCACCTTCACTTGTCCGTCAGCAGCTTCAACGCGGGAAACCACCGTTGCGAAAGGATAATCAAGAATCCCCGATAGCCACGTAGCCAGCTGTCCATCCAGATCGTCGTTGGCTTGAACGCCCGTCAGGATCAAATCCGGCTGCGTTTCCTCGACTACGGCGCGGAGCATTTCCGCATATTGACGGTTGGTCAAGCCTTGCTCCAAGCCGTCGCCCACCAATTTAACACCGCGGTCGGCCCCTTTGGCCAAAGCCGTAAACAAAACCTCGTCAATATCGCCCGTTTCTGCCGCTACCGCAATGATTTCACCACCGACAGCTTCCTTGATGAGAAGCGCTTGCTCCAGTGCGTGATCATCGAATTCATTCAGCTTCAAGGCGATTTCTTCCCTGTCCAATTGCTTTCCGTCAGCAGCGATAATCAGTTCCTCGACCACATCCGGCACCAACTTCATCGGCACCAACATTTTCATCTGCTTTCCCTCCAAATCTAACGTTAGATTCTGCAAACGATCATCACTTAAGCTTCAATCAGGCCTGCCGACCGGGCCAGCAGTTCCACAATATCCAATACCTCCAGCTTGCCGGCATTGCCCGTGGATTTCACGGCATCCTCAAAGCGCGAAACCTCGAAAGGACAAGCGACCGCCAGCACATCGGCGCCGTACTCGATCGCTTCCAGGACCCGCTTTTCCGACAAACGCATGCTCATGTGATCGCGGTTAAATCCGTCGAGCCACATGCCTCCGCCTCCGCCCCCGCAGCAGTAACCGGTCTCCCGGCAGTGCCCCATTTCGACCAGATCCAATCCGGGTATGGCCTGCAGCAAACGGCGGGGCGCTTCATATTCGCCGTTATGTCTGCCCAAGTAACAGGGGTCGTGGAAAGTAACACGCTTGTTAATCGGGTTTTTCAGCTCCAGTTGGTCAATCCGCTCCGCCAAAAACTGCGTGTAATGCAGGGTGGTGAAATCCCCTCCCAGTTTGGGATACTCATGCAGGAATGCGTTATACGCATGGGGATCGGTAACCACAATCCGGTTGAATTCATATTTCGAAAACATATTGATGTTATGCTCCGCGAGCATTTCAAACAGGCCGCGCTCTCCCGCCATACGCTGCGAATCGCCGGCGCACTTTTCCTCAGCCCCGAGAATTCCGAAGTCCACGCCCAAGGCGTTGAACACTCGGGCCAGCGCCACGGAAGCGTCCTTGCCCCGCGGATGATAGGATGGATAGCACTCCACAAACCACAAGACGTCGACGGGTTCCTTGGATTTGCTCAAAATCGGAACCGGCACGCCGGCTTCCTTGGTCCAATCCCCCCGCTTGCGCGGAGATTCTCCCAGCGGATTGCCGTATCGCGCGGTTGCCTCAAAGGCGTCCAACAACTCCTTAGGCGCCTTGCTTTCGAGCACAGCCTTTTCCCGCAGCGCCGGCATGATTTTGATCATATTGACTTCTTTCGGACAGACGCGCAGACAGTTGGAGCATGTGGTGCACAGCCACAAATCGGGACTGTCCAGCAAAGAAATGCCGAGCTGGGTACGGCGGAAAACTTTGCGGGGCGAATAATCCCCGACCGTATCCACGGGACAGACCCCGGTGCACTTGCCGCACTGGTAACAGTACGCGAGGGACTCGGCTCCTTCAACCGCCGTTACATCCTCTAAAACCGATAAATCATATTCGCTGATGACGCGCGGTTCGAACATCCGCGTCCAGTTTTCGGTCAAATGGATTCCGTCCACCGTCATCTCACCAAGTTCAATGGGCTTAACCTTGCTCAAGTGAAGCTCCCCCCCATATGCTTAATGCCTAGCAAACCTTCGACCACTTTGGGAAAAGGCGGTAATACCTGCGTAAATTCACTGGTCATGCGCCAGGAGGCCATCGTAAACATATACACGGCATAGACCCAGGACAGACAAAGAATCGGTCTGTAAATGTCGGGCACCCGATCCATACGATGCGTCGCCTCCAGAACGGCCGACAACACCTGCTGCGTCAGCTGGATTTGGCTGAACAGGAAACTTGGGGGCTGGCCCGGTTGAATCACATCCGGATCATCCAATACGAGCAGTACGGCTCCGGTATGGGTTTCCGGGGTATACATCCACCGGGTCCACCATGGAAAACGCGAAGGATCCGACAAATGCAACCAAAAAGTCGCCCATTCCAACCCCCATTTGGGACGTTCATCCCAATGGTCCAGCAGCTCCAACGCCTCTTCCGTGCTGTGATTCCTCGCCTTTGCCAGAAAAGTTCGGGCAAATTCTGTAAACCTCGCTCTTTCATCCTGCGAAAGACGGCGGGTGGCCGGAACCCAATTCCAGATCGCTGCGTCGGCTACGTCTCCTTCGCTCAAGGCCCTGCCTAACAAATCCGGCGCCAACTTCGACCGTTGTTCCAAACGGAAAACGATCCTCATGATCTGCTCCTCGGACAACAGCGGCTCCGCCTTGCCGAGAAACTCGTTAAGCGTTTCCGCATCAATCATCAACCGCTGCATTAAGCCGTCACTCTTTGCAGCTTATTCAGCAGCGCTACCGCTTTCATAGCCGCTGCTCCTCCCATTGAGATCGAGTCCTCCAGATCCTTCGGACCGGCAGCCGCACCCGCCACGAAAATACCGGGAACCTTCGTGGATACCGTATCCAGCGGGGCATTCTGTGTCGCCAGAAATCCGTGTTCCTCGAGAGGAATGGAGAAGGTTTTGCTCATTTCAATGGTTCCGTTGGAGGGCTCCATCCCCACGGATAATATAACCATATCCATAAGCACCTCCATCGGCCGTCCCATCGTCGTGTCTTCGCCTTTCACCAGCAATTTGTCGCCCTTCTTGATGACCTCGGTGACAATGCCGCGCACATAATTCACTTTGTACTCTTCCTGCGCTTTCCAATAGATCTGATCTTCCCAGAATCCGTACATCCGCATGTCGATGTAGAAAATGAACACTTTCGCTTTCGGCAGCATCCGTTTGATTTCGATCGATTGCTTGGAGGCAATGCCGCAGCAAACCTTCGAGCAGTATTGATTGCCGATTTGCCGGTCGCGGGATCCGACGCATTGGATAAACGCCACTTTCTCCGGAGGCTCTCCCGTCGATGGCCGGACGATCTTGCCCTGCTTCATCATTTTTTCGGCGTCTACCAACGTGATGACGTCGTCATATTCATAATAGCCGTACATTTGCGTCTCCCGGCCGGGGTCAAAATGCTTGAAGCCGGTAGCGACAATAACGGCTCCAACCTTTTCCACCACCTGCGTGCCGTCGGCGTTGCGGAGCGTCACCTCAAAATTGCCCTGCTCTCCCATACTGTTGACGATTCTGGTGCCCAATCTCAGATCGACGAGCGGATTTTGCCGGACATCGTTCAGCAAGTCTTGCATCGCTTCTTCGGTATCCCGCAAATCGGGCGTCAGGGTTGCGTAGCTTGAAGCAAAAGGCGTTCCGCCCAATTCCTCCCGCGCTTCCACCAATAATGCCCGCTTTCCTAATTCCGCTACCCCGCGGGCCGCTTCCAGCCCTGCCGGACCGCCTCCGACGATCAAAACCGTATTCAATGGCATACTGTATCTCCCTTCCTTATGTTGTAGTAACGACTACATAACAGCTTCCCAGGACAAAGATTTAATGGTACCGTCTTTGATTTTAGCCAGATCCTCTTCGAATTCCGCCCATGCCGCTTCCGGATCGATGCCCATTTTGATCAGCAGCTGTTTCGTGTCCGTGGAGTGCCAATGCAGCTGAGCGACGCGATAGGGATGCGCACCGACGGCCAGAGCGGCAAACTGCGATTCGGACATGACCGGAACACCCACATTGCGTCCGTGAGCCTTGCCGATAAACTGACTCTTATCCAATGAAGTGACACAACCGGTATCGTGCGTCAGAACAACGTCGGGGTTGGCCTCTTCTTTCATGACTTCGATTTTGCGCATCGTCGCAAAGCTTCTCGTGAAATCCCGCTGCACCAGAATATGCCGGAACCCGAAGCCGCAGCAGTCATACCATGTGGAATAATCGGCCACATTCGCCCCAAGCGCTTGAGCCACTCCCGTCACCACGGCTGTGCGCTGTCCGTTGTATATATCCGCGTTGTAGAGAGCGTCAGCCCTCTGCAGCTTGTAATAATGGCAGGCCGGATGGACCGTCACCGTGATATCGGACATATCCCGGACTACGCGGGACGCCAACTGATCACGCACGGCATACATCCATTCGCTGTAATGTACGATCTCCTCCGGCATGACGAAGGGACGTCCCAGCTTGTGCATAATTTCGCGTACTTCCCGGCGCAGATTCGCATCATGCACCAACTCATGACGAACTTCCTTATAATGGCCGTAGCTGGTGCCGCAGTGGATAAGCGGGAAATAACCGGTTTCATAGGCAGCCGCGAAATTCCGCATCGCGACCGACGCCTGAGCGGCTTGATTGGATGTCGCCGAAGCATAATAGTTCCATGCCGTACAAGACGTCTGATCGCGCGGATCGAAGTAATCGTAACCCAGTAAGCGGTTCAGCCAGAAAATCGATGTCGAGTATCCGGGAATA
This sequence is a window from Ferviditalea candida. Protein-coding genes within it:
- a CDS encoding lipoate--protein ligase family protein, which gives rise to MRYLNLGTVSAPRSQAVYHAVAQEMSQGDELTLITVSPREPYVCVGHHQVTSREVDVEYCFAQGIPVGRRMTGGGAVYLDYDQIFWHLVIPQQFVNVEQLYEKYLQAPVRTYQRMGIPARHRPVNDLVVGARKIGGTGAANIAEATVLVGSIMMDFNIAAMAKVLRVPSEKFRDKLVSGLEEYMTSIKREMGDRPLPDREQVTEWLVEGFADILGEPVVHGTLREAEQTALKRLESQLFSTDFVFRSEGILLDGVKISGDVRLYEGVHKAPGGLIRLIYRERGGVFDDVLLAGDFFVYPEESLQAFTEGIIGQEVAEQNFILQAKRLLERSEMPGVGLDDLLASYRAANSTNT
- a CDS encoding glycine cleavage system protein H; translation: MARVGEFEFPDDLWFDVELDVWARQREDKSIVLGMTDPAQARAGRILHVRARTGKSVEAGKSTATIESGKWVGPFPAPLKGTVLELNPLAAADPNLINRDPYGEGWIVRLQPSLPDWPQGNLLNGPEVAKRYEVKLTEEGFSCMLPPGGKKEDQ
- a CDS encoding glycine cleavage system protein H; the encoded protein is MSKGCNLPEELYYFIEKHVWAKPEDDGTVLVGMTDVAQSLAGKIIVVSLRSLDKTLARGKSAGTLESGKWVGTIPTPVAGKVVAINEQLKKQPSLINSDPYGEGWLIRVQPDDWQADQAILATGVEGVAQYRSKLEAEGIECNS
- a CDS encoding heterodisulfide reductase-related iron-sulfur binding cluster yields the protein MGPVAKRPVFEGFEDTWLVTLFYVLAFIAIVVFLYGVVLRIRRYMAGRHQPVYKDWPKRLAQAFWEVLSSRKIGRRDPYTGIAHGFVFWSFGFLFLGTTIIAIDQDILGLISPSLRFWKGNFFLGFSIVMDISAVLFIVGLGMLGLRRAFFNVFRLSYARVDGKAEDRSRYRREDWWFLGQLLLIGLTGLFIEVFRLMMDHPWFEIYSPVGLLLARGFEGLGMSAQQAAEWHLGLWWFHAFLALTFIAYIPYAKSVHMAASWVNLAVRDRKAGIALPAPATETSLGLPLTPSAIDLNWKEMLSVDACTKCGRCHDVCPARNSGAPLSPRDLILDLREALGGRHGMRQAAVSAADGNGAPSEVPCLREMAAGGTSLISPDVLWSCTTCRACVETCPVGIEHVPLIVQMRRTLIDEGAMDDNLSSTLMNFARKGNSFGQSERNRPKWVKDARVPVKDARKEEVEYLWFVGDYASYDPRAQRVAQTLARILTHAGVSFGILYEAERNAGNDVRRTGEEGLYETLVEKNIQAIQSAKFKKILTTDPHSYNTIKNEYPAYGLEVQIEHYTELLNRLAKEKRLVVTEPQRVTATYHDPCYLGRYNGVFDPPRNLIEHVGATLVEMPRNRDNSFCCGAGGGRIWMGDTLYPNKPAESRIHEAKQLHGVTHFVVACPKDLVMYSDAVKTAGYEGQMEVSDLIFLVEKAMGLENYAAEEIMV
- a CDS encoding electron transfer flavoprotein subunit alpha/FixB family protein, whose product is MSTALVFVEVLDGKIAEITYELLDVARQMVGEDGTVTALAVTRQEMLKDLGKADRILLAANPNDQYLPDVLGKTLAKAIESTQPDIVLAGSTAVGLDVATYAACRTGYGSVAYVQKVAQAGDGWMAEALILGGKMVASVEVPARSVLQVIAGVGNAEQGRAEGTPPVETLEAEAAARTAYYGLTMPDTSDVDITKQDVLVSIGRGIGDKDNVEIAEELAEALGAVVSASRPIIDAGWMPKSRQVGKSGQKVKPKVYLALGISGAPEHLEGMRDAELIIAVNTDPKAPIFDVAHYGIVEDLLDFVPLLTEKINE
- a CDS encoding electron transfer flavoprotein subunit beta/FixA family protein, producing the protein MKMLVPMKLVPDVVEELIIAADGKQLDREEIALKLNEFDDHALEQALLIKEAVGGEIIAVAAETGDIDEVLFTALAKGADRGVKLVGDGLEQGLTNRQYAEMLRAVVEETQPDLILTGVQANDDLDGQLATWLSGILDYPFATVVSRVEAADGQVKVQKEFSGGVIANLSLQTPALVGVQVAPATPRYAPISRVRQIMKTTSLDEMEVEVPDVPGPKVVSLAVPVSDGHAEMIEGDAEEKAERLLALLRERGLLA
- a CDS encoding (Fe-S)-binding protein → MSKVKPIELGEMTVDGIHLTENWTRMFEPRVISEYDLSVLEDVTAVEGAESLAYCYQCGKCTGVCPVDTVGDYSPRKVFRRTQLGISLLDSPDLWLCTTCSNCLRVCPKEVNMIKIMPALREKAVLESKAPKELLDAFEATARYGNPLGESPRKRGDWTKEAGVPVPILSKSKEPVDVLWFVECYPSYHPRGKDASVALARVFNALGVDFGILGAEEKCAGDSQRMAGERGLFEMLAEHNINMFSKYEFNRIVVTDPHAYNAFLHEYPKLGGDFTTLHYTQFLAERIDQLELKNPINKRVTFHDPCYLGRHNGEYEAPRRLLQAIPGLDLVEMGHCRETGYCCGGGGGGMWLDGFNRDHMSMRLSEKRVLEAIEYGADVLAVACPFEVSRFEDAVKSTGNAGKLEVLDIVELLARSAGLIEA
- a CDS encoding CoB--CoM heterodisulfide reductase iron-sulfur subunit A family protein; its protein translation is MPLNTVLIVGGGPAGLEAARGVAELGKRALLVEAREELGGTPFASSYATLTPDLRDTEEAMQDLLNDVRQNPLVDLRLGTRIVNSMGEQGNFEVTLRNADGTQVVEKVGAVIVATGFKHFDPGRETQMYGYYEYDDVITLVDAEKMMKQGKIVRPSTGEPPEKVAFIQCVGSRDRQIGNQYCSKVCCGIASKQSIEIKRMLPKAKVFIFYIDMRMYGFWEDQIYWKAQEEYKVNYVRGIVTEVIKKGDKLLVKGEDTTMGRPMEVLMDMVILSVGMEPSNGTIEMSKTFSIPLEEHGFLATQNAPLDTVSTKVPGIFVAGAAAGPKDLEDSISMGGAAAMKAVALLNKLQRVTA
- a CDS encoding heterodisulfide reductase-related iron-sulfur binding cluster codes for the protein METPDKQSKSGGMAVETDRSFQWDPIEAPDEDIREAVWELGRAGEWIVQPVPEPYALESTKFGRLKKIPLEKTWHHKSCGQCGHIPGYSTSIFWLNRLLGYDYFDPRDQTSCTAWNYYASATSNQAAQASVAMRNFAAAYETGYFPLIHCGTSYGHYKEVRHELVHDANLRREVREIMHKLGRPFVMPEEIVHYSEWMYAVRDQLASRVVRDMSDITVTVHPACHYYKLQRADALYNADIYNGQRTAVVTGVAQALGANVADYSTWYDCCGFGFRHILVQRDFTRSFATMRKIEVMKEEANPDVVLTHDTGCVTSLDKSQFIGKAHGRNVGVPVMSESQFAALAVGAHPYRVAQLHWHSTDTKQLLIKMGIDPEAAWAEFEEDLAKIKDGTIKSLSWEAVM